In the Streptomyces sp. f51 genome, one interval contains:
- a CDS encoding class I SAM-dependent methyltransferase, with the protein MTVLNDDVDWDSWPVEDYLAENYRELHPSDAAVIAHHSAFYRQFAPGTVARSAEIGAGPNLYPLILASAASRRIDAVEAGASNAAYLARQLSGPPDRSWLPFHALCRSLDPGVPETLEESLAPVRLVHGDLRSVEPGSYELVSMHFVAEGATEDFAEFEDFCRRFVACAEPGGHLVAAFMENMPTYRIGADSRWPGCPVDTDVITEVFTPLTDRLTVDRIPSDPTLPDYGDSGMILLTGTAAASPTG; encoded by the coding sequence ATGACGGTGCTCAATGACGACGTGGACTGGGACAGCTGGCCGGTCGAGGACTATCTGGCGGAGAACTACCGCGAGTTGCATCCGTCGGACGCGGCCGTCATCGCCCACCACAGCGCGTTCTACCGGCAGTTCGCGCCGGGCACCGTCGCCCGGTCCGCGGAGATCGGGGCGGGTCCCAACCTCTACCCGCTGATCCTCGCGTCCGCCGCCAGCCGCCGTATCGACGCCGTCGAGGCGGGCGCCTCCAACGCCGCCTATCTGGCACGGCAGTTGAGTGGGCCGCCGGACCGGAGCTGGCTGCCCTTCCACGCGTTGTGCCGCAGTCTCGACCCCGGCGTACCCGAGACCCTGGAGGAGTCGCTGGCCCCGGTGCGGCTCGTGCACGGCGACCTGCGGTCCGTCGAACCGGGGAGCTACGAGCTCGTCTCCATGCACTTCGTCGCCGAGGGTGCCACCGAGGACTTCGCGGAGTTCGAGGACTTCTGCCGCCGGTTCGTCGCGTGCGCCGAGCCCGGCGGGCATCTGGTCGCCGCCTTCATGGAGAACATGCCGACCTACCGGATCGGCGCCGACTCGCGCTGGCCCGGCTGCCCGGTGGACACCGACGTGATCACCGAGGTGTTCACGCCGCTCACCGACCGGCTCACGGTCGACCGCATCCCGTCGGACCCGACCCTGCCGGACTACGGGGACTCCGGGATGATCCTGCTCACCGGGACGGCCGCGGCCTCACCCACCGGATGA
- a CDS encoding GNAT family N-acetyltransferase, producing MISPGPDGLVVGQATLDDWKVVGGWAADEGWNPGLSDSASFFAQDPAGFFIGRVGGEPVSAISVVNYSADYAFLGFYLVRPDLRGKGYGLATWETALAHAGDRTVGLDGVVAQQDNYRKSGFELAYRTARFTGVVPVGPEPSGVRAAGGADHEAITAYDSACHPADRPVFLESWLTAPGHRTFVRHADGGRLSGYAVIRPARDCLRVGPLFADTADDARALFTALAADAGGKELAVDVPRSNTAAVALVEELGLSPSFETARMYTGPVRASARDRVHGVTSLELG from the coding sequence ATGATCTCTCCGGGACCGGACGGCCTCGTCGTCGGCCAGGCCACGCTCGACGACTGGAAGGTCGTCGGGGGCTGGGCGGCGGACGAGGGCTGGAACCCCGGCCTGTCCGACAGCGCGAGCTTCTTCGCGCAGGATCCCGCGGGCTTCTTCATCGGACGCGTCGGCGGGGAACCGGTCTCGGCCATCTCGGTCGTCAACTACAGCGCCGACTACGCCTTCCTGGGCTTCTATCTCGTGCGCCCCGATCTGCGCGGGAAGGGTTACGGTCTCGCCACCTGGGAGACGGCCCTCGCCCACGCGGGCGACCGGACCGTCGGCCTCGACGGCGTGGTCGCGCAGCAGGACAACTACCGCAAGTCCGGCTTCGAACTCGCCTACAGGACGGCCCGGTTCACCGGTGTGGTCCCCGTGGGGCCGGAGCCGTCGGGCGTGCGTGCCGCGGGCGGCGCCGACCACGAAGCGATCACGGCGTACGACAGCGCCTGCCACCCGGCCGACCGGCCGGTGTTCCTGGAGTCGTGGCTGACCGCCCCCGGGCACCGCACCTTCGTCCGCCACGCCGACGGCGGCCGGCTGAGCGGATACGCCGTGATCCGTCCGGCGCGTGACTGCCTGCGCGTCGGCCCGCTGTTCGCCGACACCGCCGACGACGCCCGCGCCCTGTTCACCGCGCTCGCCGCCGACGCGGGCGGCAAGGAGCTCGCCGTGGACGTGCCCCGGTCGAACACGGCGGCCGTCGCCCTGGTGGAGGAGCTCGGCCTGAGCCCCTCCTTCGAGACGGCCCGTATGTACACCGGGCCCGTCAGGGCATCGGCGCGCGACCGCGTCCACGGAGTGACGTCGCTGGAACTCGGTTGA